Within the Bradyrhizobium cosmicum genome, the region ACACCTCGCCATGCAGCCGGCTCGCCCATTGCGCGGGGTCCGACTTCACGGTGAGATCGAGCGAAGGCTCATGGCCGAGGGCCAGCGCCATGTCTCTTGCGGTGGCCTCGCCGTAATGCGCGCTCCAGCGCGCGACCATCCAGGGCGGCAGGTCCAGCGATTGCGCAGCGACCTCGTCCACCAGCGCCTTGCCTTCGCGCGCGCAGCGGCGCAGCACGGCATTGACGAGGCCGGCATAGCGCGCGGCGCGCCGGTCGGATTGCACGAGGCGGACGGAGAGATCAACGGCGGCGTGATCGGGCACGTCCATCCAGAGAATCTGCGCGGCACCGATCAGGAGCGCACTCTGCGCGCGCGGCGCGTCGGTGGGAATGCCCTTGTCGAGCAGGCGGGACAGCACATGGCCGAGCGTGCCGAGCCGGCGCAGCACCGTCGCGACCAGGCGCCGCATCAGCGCGCGGTCGCGGTCGGCCAGCGTCTTCAGTCCGGGATGAGCGCCGCTGCCGTCGAGCTGGTCGTCGAGCGTGCGGTGCTTGTGCAGCACGCCGTCGATGATGTCAGCAGCAATCCGCCGCGCCGCGAGACCGGGCACTTCGGACGGAGGAGCGAAACGTTGAGATGGCATGCGGCTTAAGGTTCTTAGCGAGCGGCAGTTCCGCCGAGGGGGCGCATGCCTTAACAAACCAGATGTGGCACGCGAATATGCCAAATGTAAGAATGGCCTGCCGCGTTTACATCCCGTCGGGACCATTTCAGCAATGCGTTATTGGACGTCGCAGGTTTTCCGATCCTGCGCTAGGAACCCGGACGATGAGTGACGAGCCCTCCGTTCCCGATCGCAAGCAGCTCCCGCCGGCCGCCCAGCGCGCGCTGGCCGAAGCCGAGGCGCGCCGGCAGGCCGCGGCGGCGCATGCCGCAGCGGCACCGAAGGAATTGCAGGGACCGAAGGGCCCCGAACCGACGCGCTATGGCGACTGGGAACGCAAGGGCATCGCCTCGGACTTTTGAGGCACCGGCTCTCGCTACCCTTGCCCGCCCGGCCGACTCAGCCCTAGCGTGCGCGGATGCCGCGTTTCGACCCCAGCCATCCCTATCGGCCGTCCTATAGTGGTTCGCCATTCGGCCGCCACTTCGCAGGACTGTTGCCGTGGATGTTCGTGGTCGGCGTCATCGTGGCGATCGTGCTGGTCTTCCGGCACGGGGCCAGCTGGCCCATTCCGTATGCGAATGACGGACAATCGCGCGATGCCGAGATCATCCTGCAGCAGTCCGGCAGCTCCGACACGCGTCACCCGGTCGACGTCGTCCGCACCATCGATGGCGACACCTTCCTCGCGCGTGTGCACCAGCGCGACGGCCGCGACCTGGTCGCGCGTGTCAGGCTGCGGGGTATCGATGCGCCCGAGATGAAGGCGTCCTGCCAGGATGAGCTGGACAAGGCCGAAGCCGCCAGCGACGCGCTGCGCAACCTGCTTGGCCAGGGCGGCGTCACGATCTTCAATCTTGGCCAGGACAAATACGGTCGCGTTCTCGCCGACGTTGCGACCAGACGCACCGCCAATGTCTCGGCGGCGCTGCTCGCGGGCGGTCACGTGCGCAGCTACAATGGCGGTCACCGCGACGGCTGGTGCGCGCGGGGCTGGCGCTTCTGGTGACAAGAAAGGCCGCGTCGTCGGACGCGGCCTTTGCAACTCCGTGCCGATGCCGGCGATCAGCGCGTCACGACAACCGTCGTGCCGACGGAGACGCGGCTGTAGAGATCGGTGATGTCGTCGTTGAGCATGCGGATGCAGCCGTAGGAGACGAAACCGCCGATCGAGCCCGGCACGTTGGTGCCGTGGATCGCATATTCGCCGCCGGCCAGCGTCATCGCCGCAACGCCCATCGGGTTATGCGGCGAGCCGCCGGGAATGACGTCGGGAATGCTCGGCTTGTCGCGCTTCACCTCGGCGGGCGGCGCCCACGCCGGGTTGCGATACTTGCCGTCGATGCGGGTGGTCCCGGCCCACTGTTTGCCGGACTTGCCGACGCCGACCGGATAGCGCACCGCGTGGCCGTTATCGAGGATGAGATAAAGCCGCCGCTCGTTGGTTTTCACCACGATGGTGCCCGGCGAATAATCGGCCAGGTGCGTCCCCACCATTTCCGGACGCGCCTGCGCCGCCGTCGACATCAAGATCCCGGCCCCGATGGTGGCGGCAAACGCCACTGCAATCCTCATCGACATCAATTTTCCCCCTCGCCCGAACGGGTCGTCCAAATTCACGCAGAACCGGCAATTGCCGGCTTGCCCCGACATTCTTAACCGCGCCTGTTAACCGGATGGTTTCCACACGCGGCCGCCAAGGGGCCGCCAGCACGGGGAACAAAGGAAATGTTCGAAATAAAGTAAATGACCTGAAAACAACACTCGGCGGGAAAGGTGCGGCCGTAGCCGCCTGCGTCCTGACAAGAGCGTGAGGGTGTGAACCGCGGTTGTTGTAGGGGGCTTTGAAGCCCGGTCTCGTGTCCGGACAAGGCGCGGCACGAAGTGACGCGGCGCAGAGCGGGACCCCGCTCTTTGCGCGTGGAGAGTTGGGCCCCGGATCTGCAGCGAACCGCGACTCGACGATGCTTCGCATCGCCAGGAGTGCGCGCTGGGCTGCGTCCGGGGTACGAGGCCTTGGCTTACGCCGGCTTCTTGTTCTGCCGGTTCTTGACGAGATCATCGACGACGCCGGGATCGGCCAAAGTCGAGGTGTCACCGAGGCTGCCCGGCTCGTCCTCGGCGATCTTGCGCAGGATGCGGCGCATGATCTTGCCGGAGCGGGTCTTGGGCAGGCCGGGCGCGAACTGGATCTGGTCGGGCGAGGCGATCGGTCCGATCTCCTTGCGCACCCA harbors:
- a CDS encoding DUF1674 domain-containing protein — translated: MSDEPSVPDRKQLPPAAQRALAEAEARRQAAAAHAAAAPKELQGPKGPEPTRYGDWERKGIASDF
- a CDS encoding thermonuclease family protein, encoding MPRFDPSHPYRPSYSGSPFGRHFAGLLPWMFVVGVIVAIVLVFRHGASWPIPYANDGQSRDAEIILQQSGSSDTRHPVDVVRTIDGDTFLARVHQRDGRDLVARVRLRGIDAPEMKASCQDELDKAEAASDALRNLLGQGGVTIFNLGQDKYGRVLADVATRRTANVSAALLAGGHVRSYNGGHRDGWCARGWRFW
- a CDS encoding L,D-transpeptidase, which gives rise to MSMRIAVAFAATIGAGILMSTAAQARPEMVGTHLADYSPGTIVVKTNERRLYLILDNGHAVRYPVGVGKSGKQWAGTTRIDGKYRNPAWAPPAEVKRDKPSIPDVIPGGSPHNPMGVAAMTLAGGEYAIHGTNVPGSIGGFVSYGCIRMLNDDITDLYSRVSVGTTVVVTR